In one window of Ferriphaselus amnicola DNA:
- the modB gene encoding molybdate ABC transporter permease subunit, which produces MGLSGGDLQAIWLTVRLASVVTLILLLVGTPIAWWLARARGRWKGPVSAIVALPLVLPPSVLGFYLLLAMGPNGPVGHLTQALGIGMLPFTFWGLVVASVFYSLPFMVQPLQTAFESIGDRPLEVAATLHASPLNIFFSVAVPLALPGFLTAGILTFAHTVGEFGVVLMIGGNLPGITRVASVQIYDHVEALEYGQAHHLAAVMLIFSFLVLLVLYAWRPTPRKV; this is translated from the coding sequence ATGGGTTTGTCGGGCGGTGACCTGCAAGCAATCTGGCTGACTGTGCGGTTAGCCAGTGTCGTCACGCTTATCCTGCTGCTGGTCGGCACTCCCATCGCGTGGTGGCTGGCGCGTGCACGCGGCAGGTGGAAAGGGCCAGTCAGCGCGATAGTGGCCTTGCCGCTAGTGTTGCCACCCTCGGTGCTCGGTTTCTACTTGCTGTTGGCGATGGGGCCGAATGGCCCAGTTGGGCATCTTACCCAAGCCCTGGGCATTGGTATGCTTCCGTTCACCTTCTGGGGGTTGGTGGTGGCCTCGGTGTTCTACTCGCTGCCTTTCATGGTGCAGCCTTTGCAAACGGCATTCGAGTCTATCGGCGACCGCCCGCTGGAAGTAGCCGCGACCTTGCATGCTTCGCCGCTGAATATTTTTTTTAGCGTTGCGGTGCCGCTTGCGTTGCCGGGTTTCCTCACCGCCGGAATTTTGACTTTTGCCCATACTGTGGGCGAGTTTGGTGTGGTATTGATGATAGGCGGCAATTTGCCGGGTATCACGCGGGTGGCCTCGGTGCAGATTTACGACCATGTGGAGGCATTGGAATACGGACAGGCGCACCATCTTGCTGCTGTGATGCTGATCTTCTCCTTTTTAGTGTTATTGGTGCTTTACGCATGGCGCCCCACGCCTAGGAAGGTATGA
- a CDS encoding TOBE domain-containing protein, with product MKKTIPGRFPQFKIAKGKRWDHLELLERIDASGSISSAASAMGMSYKAAWEAVEAINNLSEQPLVERKTGGQKGGGTTLTVYGRRVVGAYRRLEQEREHVLKTLSRIMDDFDEYYHLIRRFDMKTSARNQFLGSVKSIKLGAINAEVIVDIGGGDTLAAVITNESVEHLALTDGVEVYAMVKAPWVIVTTSDGFKTSARNELHGTVVRCQEGAVNGEVIIELAGGKSVAAVVTNDSIHSLGLAEGVKACALIKASHVILAVNA from the coding sequence GTGAAGAAAACTATTCCGGGGCGCTTCCCGCAATTCAAAATTGCTAAGGGAAAGCGCTGGGATCATCTGGAGTTGTTGGAGCGCATCGACGCATCGGGCTCGATTTCATCCGCAGCGAGTGCGATGGGCATGAGCTACAAGGCTGCCTGGGAAGCCGTTGAGGCAATCAACAATCTTTCCGAGCAGCCCTTGGTCGAGCGCAAAACTGGCGGGCAGAAGGGGGGCGGAACAACGCTCACCGTGTATGGCCGTCGGGTGGTTGGCGCGTATCGGCGGTTGGAGCAGGAGCGAGAACATGTGCTCAAAACGTTAAGCCGCATCATGGATGACTTCGATGAGTATTACCATTTAATCAGGAGATTCGATATGAAAACGAGTGCGCGCAATCAATTTTTGGGATCGGTGAAAAGCATCAAGCTGGGCGCGATCAACGCCGAGGTGATCGTGGACATCGGCGGCGGCGATACGCTGGCAGCGGTCATCACAAACGAGAGCGTTGAGCATCTGGCGCTCACAGATGGTGTGGAAGTGTATGCGATGGTGAAAGCACCTTGGGTGATCGTGACGACCTCCGATGGCTTCAAGACCAGTGCCCGCAACGAGCTGCACGGTACGGTGGTGCGCTGTCAGGAAGGCGCGGTGAATGGCGAAGTCATCATCGAACTGGCGGGTGGCAAGAGCGTGGCAGCGGTGGTGACCAATGACAGCATTCACTCGCTAGGCTTGGCCGAAGGCGTGAAAGCCTGCGCGCTGATCAAGGCGTCCCATGTGATTCTGGCCGTCAACGCGTAA
- the modA gene encoding molybdate ABC transporter substrate-binding protein, which translates to MTKLLVGLLLSALAQIAHAEKITVAAAADLKFAMDEIVTTFKSSNAGDEVEVIYGSSGKFNTQMQQGAPFDLFFSADIAFPRELAKNGLAASEVKPYAVGRIVLWSASMDASKMTLGSLTDSKITHIAIANPQHAPYGKRAEEALRSSSLWEKIESKLVYGENIANTAQFVQTGNAQVGIIALSLAVNPELSSKGGYYLIPDMLHAPLEQGFIICKRAENSALAKRFANYIGSKPARAVMTKYGFVLPGEAVRK; encoded by the coding sequence ATGACCAAACTACTTGTTGGCTTGCTGCTGAGCGCGCTGGCACAGATCGCACATGCCGAAAAGATTACCGTCGCAGCTGCCGCCGATCTGAAGTTCGCAATGGACGAAATTGTCACCACCTTCAAGTCGTCCAATGCGGGTGACGAGGTGGAGGTCATCTACGGTTCGTCCGGCAAGTTCAACACCCAGATGCAACAGGGTGCGCCGTTTGACTTGTTCTTCTCCGCCGACATTGCCTTCCCTCGCGAATTGGCGAAGAACGGCCTGGCGGCTTCCGAAGTAAAGCCTTACGCTGTCGGCCGCATCGTGCTATGGAGCGCCAGCATGGATGCGAGCAAGATGACATTGGGTAGTCTGACCGATTCCAAGATTACCCACATCGCCATCGCCAATCCGCAGCATGCCCCCTACGGAAAGCGTGCCGAGGAAGCATTGCGCTCATCCAGCTTATGGGAGAAGATCGAGTCCAAACTGGTCTATGGCGAGAACATCGCCAACACGGCTCAGTTTGTGCAGACCGGTAATGCGCAGGTCGGCATCATCGCCTTGTCGCTGGCGGTGAATCCCGAACTGTCGAGCAAGGGCGGATATTACCTCATTCCCGATATGCTTCATGCGCCGCTGGAGCAGGGATTCATTATCTGCAAACGAGCCGAGAACAGTGCATTAGCCAAACGCTTTGCCAATTACATAGGCAGCAAGCCGGCGCGCGCCGTGATGACTAAATACGGGTTCGTGCTGCCCGGCGAAGCCGTGCGTAAGTAG